One uncultured Gellertiella sp. genomic window carries:
- the cpaB gene encoding Flp pilus assembly protein CpaB, whose product MKPARIIILGVAVATAGLAGFLAMQMAGKPVQTQQTVITQKDPTVNILVAADSLPLGTRLTPQSLTWAAWPEGSVVPGTITDTQRPNAIDELKGTVVRLPIFAGEPIRPEKIVDGAGPTMSSMLPSGKRAVATEISVATGAGGFILPNDRVDVIMVRKGDDGGFITETILSNIRVLAIDQQIEEKKDETRSVVGATATLELTPDQGRVIAVAQQMAQRLSLQLRSVADAQDADTAAPGYLLTGAGSSAVQVIKAGNIVKTTNLPAAE is encoded by the coding sequence ATGAAGCCCGCTCGCATCATCATACTCGGAGTTGCCGTGGCGACCGCGGGTCTGGCAGGTTTTCTGGCCATGCAGATGGCGGGGAAGCCGGTACAGACCCAGCAAACCGTGATCACCCAGAAGGATCCCACGGTTAACATCCTGGTGGCGGCCGACAGCCTGCCGCTCGGCACCCGGCTGACCCCGCAATCCCTGACCTGGGCCGCGTGGCCGGAAGGCAGCGTGGTGCCTGGCACCATCACCGATACCCAGCGCCCGAATGCCATCGACGAACTGAAAGGCACGGTCGTGCGTCTGCCGATCTTTGCCGGCGAACCCATTCGTCCCGAAAAGATCGTTGATGGTGCCGGCCCGACCATGTCGTCGATGCTGCCGTCGGGCAAGCGCGCGGTGGCAACCGAAATCAGCGTCGCCACCGGAGCCGGCGGCTTCATCCTGCCGAATGACCGCGTCGACGTGATCATGGTGCGCAAGGGCGATGATGGCGGTTTCATCACCGAGACCATTCTGTCCAATATTCGTGTCCTCGCCATCGACCAGCAGATCGAGGAAAAGAAGGACGAAACCCGGTCCGTCGTCGGGGCAACCGCCACGCTGGAGCTGACGCCCGACCAGGGCCGCGTCATCGCCGTCGCCCAGCAGATGGCGCAACGCCTGTCCTTGCAACTGCGCTCGGTCGCCGATGCCCAGGACGCCGATACGGCGGCACCCGGCTACCTGCTCACCGGTGCCGGTTCGTCCGCCGTGCAGGTCATCAAGGCCGGCAATATCGTCAAGACAACCAACCTGCCTGCAGCGGAATAA
- a CDS encoding TadE/TadG family type IV pilus assembly protein, whose translation MRRFFGSRDGAAAIEFAFLSLPYFLIVIAILETFLAFTGEQVIANATDTFGRKLRTGRITYNLGRATDMTKVQFRQAFCTEIAILIRCSNTEVATPAKLYLDVRSFATFSAIPKTIPRVSTAKYADLDTSQFQFSPGGPGTVNMLRAYYRWQIMTDLVRPYLTTIRPAGGGMPKDFLIVSTAAFQNERYP comes from the coding sequence GTGAGGCGATTTTTCGGTTCACGCGATGGCGCAGCGGCAATTGAATTTGCCTTTCTCTCACTGCCTTACTTTCTCATCGTCATTGCCATTCTGGAAACCTTCCTTGCCTTTACCGGTGAACAGGTGATTGCCAATGCGACCGACACATTCGGCCGCAAATTGCGCACCGGTCGCATCACCTACAATCTCGGCCGGGCAACCGACATGACCAAGGTACAGTTCCGCCAGGCCTTCTGCACGGAAATTGCCATCCTCATCCGCTGCTCGAATACCGAAGTGGCAACCCCGGCCAAGCTTTACCTTGACGTGCGCAGCTTCGCGACCTTCAGCGCCATTCCGAAAACCATTCCCCGCGTCTCGACGGCAAAATATGCGGATCTCGACACCAGCCAGTTTCAATTTTCACCCGGCGGCCCCGGGACGGTCAACATGCTGCGCGCCTACTATCGCTGGCAGATCATGACCGATCTGGTACGGCCCTATCTCACCACGATCCGGCCTGCCGGCGGCGGCATGCCCAAGGATTTTCTCATCGTTTCCACCGCAGCCTTCCAGAACGAGCGGTATCCATGA
- a CDS encoding type II and III secretion system protein family protein — protein MMSFKKMVRSSLAGSLSLCLAVSGLPGTILPFSGLLKQARAQTAVADAVVRISQVGPGAHKRLKLGLNKAIVVDLPADAHDILVSDPEMADAVTRTSRRIYLFGKTVGQTNIFIFGANGEEIVSLDLEVERDIAGLQDNLRRFIPDSNIKVEIVSDNIVLTGTVRTPQDAAQAERLTSAFLKGGEATTRNQTASGGSATGGVAIFAEDRQQSQIVNLLTIEGEDQVTLKVTVAEVSRTVLKQLGFSGSVSGSSGGIAFQNPTNLGQSPTWVSGNSLGGTVAGLDIASYMNAMEQAGVMRTLAEPSLTAISGEPATFKVGGQFRLANSQTIDSGTGGGVTRQSETTEYGIELNFTPVVLSPGRISLKVETNVSEPTFEGSFVSDGATAGKKSVPGLTYLGIRTRAAKTSVELPSGGSIVIAGLVRDDVKQAMSGFPGLSQLPIVGTLFRSKDFVRNQSELVIIATPYLVRPVARNELSRPDDNFNPENDAATFFMDRVNKVYGRRQDTAVAGQYNGAIGYIYK, from the coding sequence ATGATGTCGTTCAAGAAAATGGTAAGGTCTTCCCTCGCGGGCAGTCTTTCGCTGTGCCTCGCCGTATCCGGCCTGCCGGGCACGATCCTGCCCTTCTCCGGCCTGCTGAAACAGGCAAGGGCCCAGACCGCCGTTGCCGATGCCGTCGTGCGCATCTCGCAGGTCGGCCCCGGCGCCCACAAGCGCCTGAAGCTCGGCCTCAACAAGGCCATCGTGGTGGACCTGCCTGCCGATGCCCATGACATTCTGGTGTCCGACCCTGAAATGGCGGATGCCGTGACCCGCACCTCGCGGCGCATCTATCTGTTCGGCAAGACGGTTGGTCAGACCAATATCTTCATCTTCGGCGCAAATGGCGAGGAAATCGTCAGCCTCGATCTGGAAGTCGAACGGGATATTGCCGGCCTGCAGGACAATCTGCGCCGCTTCATTCCCGATTCCAACATCAAGGTCGAGATCGTCTCGGACAATATCGTGCTGACGGGAACGGTGCGCACCCCGCAGGATGCAGCCCAGGCCGAACGCCTGACCAGCGCCTTCCTCAAGGGCGGTGAAGCGACCACCCGCAACCAGACCGCATCGGGTGGCAGCGCCACCGGCGGGGTTGCGATTTTCGCCGAAGATCGCCAGCAGTCGCAGATCGTCAACCTTCTCACCATCGAAGGCGAGGACCAGGTCACCCTGAAGGTTACGGTCGCCGAAGTTTCCCGCACAGTGCTGAAGCAGCTGGGTTTCAGCGGCAGCGTCTCCGGTTCGAGCGGCGGCATCGCCTTCCAGAACCCGACCAACCTCGGGCAGTCGCCGACCTGGGTCAGCGGCAATTCCCTGGGCGGCACCGTGGCAGGGCTTGATATTGCCTCCTACATGAATGCGATGGAACAGGCAGGCGTCATGCGCACGCTGGCCGAACCGAGCCTGACGGCGATCTCAGGCGAGCCTGCGACCTTCAAGGTCGGTGGCCAGTTCCGTCTCGCCAACAGCCAGACCATCGACAGCGGCACCGGGGGCGGCGTCACCCGCCAGAGCGAAACCACGGAATACGGGATCGAACTCAACTTCACGCCCGTCGTCCTGTCGCCGGGCCGTATCAGCCTGAAGGTGGAAACCAATGTTTCCGAACCGACCTTCGAAGGCTCCTTCGTCTCGGATGGTGCGACTGCGGGCAAGAAGAGTGTGCCGGGTCTCACCTATCTCGGCATCCGCACCCGTGCGGCAAAGACCAGCGTCGAACTGCCCTCCGGCGGCTCGATCGTGATTGCCGGTCTGGTGCGCGATGACGTGAAGCAGGCAATGTCCGGATTCCCCGGCCTGTCACAATTGCCGATTGTCGGCACCCTGTTCCGCAGCAAGGACTTCGTGCGCAACCAGAGCGAACTGGTCATCATCGCCACGCCTTACCTGGTCCGCCCGGTGGCGCGTAACGAGCTGTCGCGTCCGGATGACAATTTCAACCCGGAAAACGATGCCGCCACCTTCTTCATGGATCGCGTCAACAAGGTCTATGGCCGCCGACAGGATACCGCAGTTGCGGGCCAGTATAACGGCGCCATCGGCTACATCTACAAGTGA
- a CDS encoding TadE/TadG family type IV pilus assembly protein has protein sequence MMRNGKVGLSTSVRLATASMVAGLRRGLLNIRLAIDTFRAEISGAGAVEFAILAPILLMLYISAFEITVGMSVAKRASRAAGTIADLVTQQTSVTKTTLASMVGVAQSIFAPYTPTNLKLKVSAISIDATSVPKIVWSWQQDGSRPYVVGTTVSVPTDLKNPNSFLIHSELQLDHQLGMFLSNTMSYTSRTVTIKRDFYFRQRVGDTVGCGDC, from the coding sequence ATGATGCGAAACGGGAAAGTCGGCCTGTCCACCTCTGTCCGGCTCGCGACCGCGTCGATGGTTGCAGGCTTGCGGCGCGGCCTCTTGAACATCCGCCTGGCGATCGACACGTTCCGCGCGGAAATTTCCGGCGCAGGCGCGGTCGAATTTGCCATTCTCGCGCCGATCCTGCTGATGCTATACATTTCGGCTTTCGAAATCACGGTGGGCATGAGCGTTGCCAAGCGGGCCAGCCGGGCGGCAGGGACCATTGCCGACCTGGTGACCCAGCAAACCTCGGTGACAAAGACGACACTCGCCTCGATGGTGGGCGTCGCGCAGAGCATTTTTGCCCCCTACACTCCCACCAATCTGAAGCTGAAGGTCTCTGCCATCAGCATCGACGCCACCAGCGTGCCGAAAATCGTCTGGTCCTGGCAACAGGATGGCTCGCGCCCCTATGTGGTCGGCACCACGGTGAGCGTGCCCACCGATCTCAAGAATCCGAACTCGTTCCTGATCCATTCGGAACTGCAGCTCGACCATCAGCTCGGCATGTTCCTGTCCAACACCATGTCCTATACGTCGCGGACCGTGACCATCAAGCGGGACTTCTATTTCCGCCAGCGCGTCGGCGACACGGTCGGCTGCGGCGACTGCTGA
- a CDS encoding pilus assembly protein N-terminal domain-containing protein, translating to MGTFAWAEDGQDFLKISLDHARVLKLDRSVSKVIVGNDQIADATVADAKTIILTGKSFGTTNLVLLDADGNAIVDENVLVTLDEAKTIRVYRQTDRDVLSCAPNCEVKKIGGSSAGTSATPTASATPGG from the coding sequence ATGGGAACGTTTGCATGGGCGGAAGATGGTCAGGACTTTCTGAAAATCTCGCTGGATCACGCCCGCGTGCTGAAACTCGACCGTTCGGTGTCGAAAGTCATCGTTGGAAACGACCAGATTGCCGATGCGACTGTGGCGGATGCAAAGACGATCATTCTCACCGGAAAGAGCTTTGGCACCACCAATCTTGTGCTTCTCGATGCCGACGGCAATGCGATTGTGGACGAAAACGTGCTGGTCACGCTGGACGAAGCCAAGACCATCCGGGTTTACCGGCAGACGGACCGCGATGTCCTGTCCTGCGCGCCCAATTGCGAAGTCAAGAAGATTGGCGGCAGCAGCGCCGGGACATCGGCAACGCCCACCGCGTCAGCAACGCCAGGCGGATGA
- a CDS encoding CpaF family protein, giving the protein MFGKRGNEGTGKAGNISIAPPVAAPASGMASPVATAAPVYKEPVREDAGRQQVTPPPLQPAAARKRPARTETYYDTKAQVFSALIDTIDLSQLSKLDGESAREEIRDIVNDIITIKNFAMSISEQEELLEDICNDVLGFGPLEPLLARDDIADIMVNGAGQTFIEVAGKTLESEIRFRDNAQLLSICQRIVSQVGRRVDESSPICDARLPDGSRVNVIAPPLAIDGPALTIRKFKKDKLTLDQLVKFGAITPEGATILQIIGRVRCNVVISGGTGSGKTTLLNCMTGYIDLDERVITCEDTAELQLQQPHVVRLETRPPNIEGEGEITMRDLIKNCLRMRPERIIVGEVRGSEVFDLLQAMNTGHDGSMGTIHANTPRECLSRMESMIAMGGFTLPAKTVREIISNSVDIVIQAARLRDGSRRITHITEVMGMEGDVIITQDLLRYEIEGEDERGKLIGRHVSTGIGKPHFWDRARYYNEDRRLAQALEDLEKKSK; this is encoded by the coding sequence ATGTTTGGCAAGCGTGGAAACGAAGGTACAGGGAAAGCGGGCAATATATCCATTGCGCCGCCCGTGGCTGCGCCTGCCTCTGGCATGGCATCACCCGTGGCCACCGCAGCGCCGGTCTACAAGGAGCCGGTGCGCGAAGACGCCGGTCGCCAGCAGGTCACGCCGCCGCCATTGCAGCCCGCGGCGGCCCGCAAGCGTCCTGCCCGCACCGAAACCTACTATGATACCAAGGCCCAGGTATTCTCGGCGCTGATCGATACCATCGACCTCTCGCAGCTCTCCAAGCTCGACGGCGAGAGCGCGCGCGAGGAAATTCGCGATATCGTCAATGATATCATCACGATCAAGAATTTCGCCATGTCGATCTCCGAGCAGGAAGAGCTGCTGGAGGATATCTGCAACGACGTGCTCGGTTTCGGACCGCTGGAGCCGCTTCTGGCCCGCGACGACATTGCCGACATCATGGTCAACGGGGCCGGGCAAACCTTCATCGAAGTCGCCGGCAAGACGCTGGAATCGGAAATCCGCTTTCGCGACAATGCCCAGCTTCTGTCCATCTGCCAGCGCATCGTCAGCCAGGTCGGCCGTCGTGTCGATGAATCGAGCCCGATCTGCGACGCCCGCCTTCCCGACGGCTCGCGTGTCAACGTCATCGCCCCGCCGCTCGCCATCGACGGTCCGGCGCTCACCATCCGCAAATTCAAGAAGGACAAGCTGACGCTCGACCAGTTGGTCAAGTTCGGTGCCATCACCCCCGAAGGGGCAACCATCCTGCAGATCATTGGCCGCGTGCGCTGCAATGTCGTGATCTCGGGCGGCACCGGTTCGGGCAAGACGACGCTGCTCAACTGCATGACCGGCTATATCGATCTCGATGAGCGCGTCATCACCTGCGAAGACACCGCCGAACTTCAGTTGCAGCAGCCGCATGTGGTGCGACTGGAAACGCGCCCGCCGAATATCGAAGGCGAGGGCGAGATCACCATGCGTGACCTGATCAAGAACTGCCTGCGCATGCGGCCTGAACGCATCATCGTCGGCGAAGTCCGTGGCTCCGAGGTCTTCGATCTCCTTCAGGCGATGAACACCGGCCACGATGGCTCGATGGGCACCATCCATGCCAACACGCCGCGCGAATGCCTGAGCCGCATGGAATCGATGATTGCCATGGGCGGCTTCACCCTCCCGGCCAAGACCGTGCGCGAAATCATTTCCAATTCCGTCGACATCGTCATTCAGGCCGCCCGCCTGCGCGACGGCTCGCGCCGCATCACCCACATCACCGAGGTGATGGGCATGGAAGGCGACGTGATCATCACCCAGGATCTGCTGCGCTACGAGATCGAAGGCGAAGACGAGCGTGGCAAGCTGATCGGCCGCCACGTCTCCACCGGGATTGGCAAGCCGCATTTCTGGGATCGCGCCCGGTATTACAACGAAGACCGCCGTCTGGCACAGGCGCTGGAAGATCTGGAAAAGAAATCGAAGTAA
- a CDS encoding type II secretion system F family protein produces the protein MFGIDINVLAIVLLAAISAGAVSYGVLFSRIETERKTQGRVARVKSAETDRGKIKAARDRVQDTAKKRKSIQDDLKALEKRQQESSKKNLTIKARIAQAGLKITPTQFYLMSAGLGIVALLVALVAGGGLFVSPGLSFVVGIGLPRWILNFIVKRRKNKFLDELPNSLDVMVRSIKSGLPLNDAMRLIATEGQEPVKGEFRKVIEAQAVGLSIPEACARMYQAFPMQELNFFSIVIAIQSQAGGNLSEALGNLSKVLRERRKMKQKIAAVSMEAKASAAIIGSLPFIVATLVYLTSPAYISVLFTDSRGHLILGFSGVWMSIGIIVMRNMINFDI, from the coding sequence ATGTTCGGCATCGACATCAATGTTCTGGCGATTGTTCTCCTCGCAGCGATTTCTGCGGGTGCCGTTTCCTATGGGGTGCTGTTTTCGCGGATTGAAACCGAGCGCAAGACGCAAGGCCGGGTGGCCCGCGTCAAGTCGGCCGAGACCGACCGCGGCAAGATCAAGGCAGCCCGGGACCGGGTGCAGGATACGGCCAAGAAGCGCAAGTCCATTCAGGATGACCTGAAGGCGCTGGAAAAACGCCAGCAGGAAAGTTCCAAGAAGAACCTGACGATCAAGGCCCGCATCGCGCAGGCCGGCCTGAAGATCACGCCAACGCAATTCTACCTGATGAGCGCCGGTCTTGGCATCGTGGCCCTGCTGGTCGCCCTTGTGGCGGGGGGTGGCCTGTTCGTGTCGCCCGGGCTTTCCTTTGTGGTCGGGATCGGGCTGCCGCGCTGGATTCTCAACTTCATCGTCAAGCGCCGCAAGAACAAGTTCCTGGACGAATTGCCGAATTCTCTCGATGTGATGGTGCGCTCGATCAAGTCTGGCCTGCCGCTGAACGATGCGATGCGGCTGATCGCGACGGAAGGCCAGGAGCCGGTCAAGGGCGAGTTCCGCAAGGTCATCGAAGCCCAGGCCGTCGGTCTCAGCATTCCCGAAGCCTGTGCCCGCATGTATCAGGCCTTCCCGATGCAGGAACTGAACTTCTTCTCCATCGTGATCGCCATCCAGTCGCAGGCTGGGGGCAACCTGTCGGAAGCGCTTGGCAACCTGTCCAAGGTGCTGCGCGAGCGGCGCAAGATGAAGCAGAAGATTGCCGCTGTTTCCATGGAGGCAAAGGCCTCGGCAGCCATCATCGGCTCGCTGCCCTTCATTGTCGCCACGCTCGTCTATCTGACCTCGCCCGCCTATATCAGCGTGCTGTTTACCGATTCCCGCGGCCACCTCATCCTCGGTTTTTCCGGTGTCTGGATGTCGATCGGAATCATCGTGATGCGCAACATGATCAATTTCGATATCTGA
- a CDS encoding CpaD family pilus assembly protein — protein sequence MSTRSLPQLAVLGLAAFLLQACGHQQDQLTTGGIPDDYRTRHPIVLAEVEQTIDVPIGSTDRMLSIGSQDVINGFLADYHAHASGTLAMHFPSGSVNAAAAQGMRKLFRQMAIQAGIPSSRITEQTYQASADGGLAPIRLSFRAVRATTDQCGQWPQDILHDTENRSWDNYGCATQSNLAAQIANPMDLVAPRQMSPIDAQRRTTVIGLYRNGKATGSN from the coding sequence ATGTCCACCCGGTCGCTTCCGCAACTCGCGGTCCTCGGTCTTGCTGCCTTCCTGCTGCAGGCCTGCGGTCACCAGCAGGACCAGCTGACAACCGGCGGCATTCCCGATGACTACCGGACCCGCCACCCGATCGTTCTGGCCGAAGTCGAGCAGACGATCGATGTTCCCATCGGGTCCACCGACCGCATGCTGTCGATTGGTTCGCAGGACGTGATCAACGGCTTCCTGGCCGATTATCACGCCCATGCCTCCGGCACGCTGGCAATGCATTTCCCCTCCGGTTCGGTCAATGCCGCCGCCGCCCAGGGCATGCGCAAACTGTTCCGGCAGATGGCAATCCAGGCAGGCATCCCCTCCAGCCGCATTACCGAGCAGACCTACCAGGCCTCTGCCGATGGTGGTCTTGCCCCGATACGGCTGAGCTTCCGTGCCGTCAGGGCAACGACAGACCAGTGTGGCCAGTGGCCGCAGGATATCCTGCACGATACGGAAAACAGAAGCTGGGACAATTACGGCTGTGCCACCCAGAGCAATCTGGCTGCCCAGATCGCTAATCCCATGGATCTTGTCGCGCCACGCCAGATGTCGCCGATTGACGCCCAGCGGCGCACGACGGTGATCGGGCTCTATCGCAACGGCAAGGCGACAGGCAGCAATTGA
- a CDS encoding Flp family type IVb pilin: MTKFFARFLKDESGATAIEYGLIAALVSVALIAGATALGGQIGTTFNHLNTSLDNANG, from the coding sequence ATGACCAAGTTTTTTGCCCGTTTCCTGAAGGATGAATCTGGTGCGACCGCTATCGAATACGGCCTGATCGCGGCCCTGGTTTCGGTGGCCCTCATCGCTGGCGCCACGGCACTCGGTGGCCAGATCGGCACCACCTTCAACCACCTCAACACCAGCCTTGACAATGCGAACGGCTAA
- a CDS encoding CpaE family protein → MSAIDYEIKTGNMDDMRVAETGSSGDLESMRPLPRISIHTFFETEQTQILMERLLQDRRLAKVNLRITAGGVQAAANMFSSTSTPNLLVLETSAEPANLLRELAPLAEVCDPSTKVIIIGRYNDITLYRELMRNGISEYMVAPVSMADLMTAVSSIFVDPDAEPIGRSIAFIGSKGGSGSSTIAHNCAFGISSLFSTEVILADLDLAYGTANIDFDQDPAQGIAEAVFSPERLDEVFLDRLLTKCSERLSLLAAPSLLDRAYDFERSAFQPVIEVLQRSVPVTVLDLPHQWSEWTRVVLAEADEVVITAVPDLANLRNAKNLIDQLKKLRPNDKPPHLVLNQVGMPKRPEITPADFCEPLEMEATAIIPFDAPLFGGAANSGRMISELDAKSPTSETFSQLSHILTGRASIKKGKKGGLGRMMSMLKRK, encoded by the coding sequence ATGAGTGCGATTGATTACGAGATCAAGACTGGCAACATGGACGACATGCGCGTGGCCGAGACCGGCTCGTCCGGCGACCTCGAAAGCATGCGGCCCTTGCCCCGCATTTCGATCCATACCTTCTTCGAGACCGAACAGACCCAGATCCTGATGGAGCGGCTGCTTCAGGACCGGCGTCTGGCCAAGGTCAATCTGAGGATTACGGCGGGCGGCGTCCAGGCGGCGGCCAACATGTTTTCCTCAACCTCGACGCCGAACCTGCTGGTGCTCGAGACGTCGGCAGAGCCTGCCAATCTGCTGCGCGAACTTGCCCCGCTTGCCGAGGTCTGCGATCCCTCCACCAAGGTGATCATCATCGGCCGCTACAATGACATCACGCTCTATCGCGAACTGATGCGCAACGGCATTTCCGAATATATGGTCGCGCCGGTATCGATGGCCGATCTGATGACGGCGGTCTCGTCGATCTTCGTCGATCCGGATGCCGAGCCGATCGGCCGCAGCATCGCTTTCATCGGCTCGAAGGGCGGTTCGGGGTCATCGACCATTGCGCATAATTGCGCCTTTGGCATTTCCAGCCTGTTTTCCACCGAAGTCATCCTCGCCGATCTCGACCTTGCCTATGGCACGGCAAATATCGATTTCGACCAGGACCCGGCCCAGGGGATTGCCGAGGCGGTGTTTTCGCCGGAACGGCTGGACGAAGTCTTTCTCGACCGGTTGCTGACCAAATGTTCCGAGCGGTTGTCGCTGCTGGCGGCTCCCTCCCTGCTGGACCGCGCCTATGATTTTGAACGTTCCGCCTTCCAGCCGGTGATCGAGGTGTTGCAGCGCAGCGTGCCGGTGACGGTTCTGGATCTGCCGCATCAGTGGTCGGAATGGACGCGGGTGGTTCTGGCGGAAGCCGACGAGGTGGTGATCACGGCGGTTCCCGATCTTGCCAATCTGCGCAATGCGAAAAACCTGATCGACCAGCTGAAGAAGCTGCGCCCGAACGACAAGCCGCCGCATCTGGTGCTGAACCAGGTCGGCATGCCGAAGCGGCCGGAAATCACCCCTGCCGATTTCTGCGAGCCGCTGGAAATGGAAGCAACCGCGATCATTCCCTTTGATGCGCCGCTGTTCGGCGGTGCGGCCAACAGTGGCCGGATGATTTCCGAACTGGATGCAAAATCACCGACATCGGAAACCTTTTCCCAGTTGTCCCATATCCTGACCGGCCGCGCGTCGATCAAAAAGGGCAAGAAGGGTGGCCTCGGCCGGATGATGTCGATGCTGAAGCGCAAGTAA
- a CDS encoding prepilin peptidase — protein MVTAVIFAIFPFCLAMAAFNDLFTMTIPNRIPVIILAAFVLTIPFTGMGFADVAGHVGASLVTLALCLALFSCNQMGGGDAKLLTACAIWFGFNMSLLEFAVYVSFLGGLLTVLIVILRSQAQAIMAMGIHLPGSLLVAKKIPYGIAIAAAGFMAFPSSPMMVGLLGQAIR, from the coding sequence GTGGTTACAGCTGTGATATTCGCCATATTTCCGTTTTGCCTGGCAATGGCGGCCTTCAATGATTTGTTCACGATGACCATCCCGAACAGGATCCCGGTCATTATACTGGCAGCTTTCGTTCTGACCATTCCGTTTACCGGCATGGGATTTGCGGACGTGGCCGGGCATGTGGGGGCCAGCCTCGTCACACTTGCCCTGTGTCTTGCACTCTTCAGCTGCAACCAGATGGGAGGGGGCGACGCAAAATTGCTGACCGCCTGCGCGATATGGTTCGGTTTCAACATGTCGTTGCTGGAATTTGCCGTCTACGTTTCTTTCCTGGGCGGCTTGCTGACGGTTCTGATCGTCATATTACGCTCGCAGGCACAGGCCATCATGGCGATGGGCATACATTTGCCCGGCTCGTTGCTTGTTGCCAAGAAGATCCCCTATGGCATTGCAATTGCCGCTGCCGGTTTCATGGCATTTCCCTCGTCGCCGATGATGGTTGGACTTCTCGGGCAGGCGATCCGTTAA
- a CDS encoding phosphopentomutase, producing MARAFLFVLDSFGVGGAPDADSYGDRGADTLGHIAEFCAAGAGDRADLRSGPLKLPNMSALGLLEAARLASGKYPAGMPIPPRVFGLHGTATETSRGKDTPSGHWEIAGSPVNFDWGYFPQQGDAFSPDLVEAICAAGALPGILGNCHASGTEIIAQYGEEHKRTGKPICYTSSDSVFQIAAHETHFGLDRLIALCETVRGIVDPLNIGRVIARPFVGETRSSFERTGNRRDFSVLPPEPTLLDRVVQSGHRVHAVGKIGDIFAHQGVSRVIKASGNHAIMEESLQAIEESAPGDLVFSNFVDFDMYYGHRRDVPGYAAALEAFDRRLPDVHRRMRPGDITLLTADHGCDPTWRGSDHTRERVPVMAFGPGIRARLIGIRPTFADIGETIAHHLGIPAGNHGRSFL from the coding sequence ATGGCGCGTGCATTTCTCTTCGTACTGGATTCCTTTGGCGTTGGTGGCGCACCGGATGCCGATAGTTACGGTGATCGCGGGGCCGACACGCTCGGCCATATCGCCGAATTCTGTGCCGCCGGGGCGGGCGACCGGGCCGATCTGCGCAGCGGTCCGTTGAAACTCCCCAACATGTCGGCTCTCGGCCTGCTGGAGGCAGCAAGGCTTGCGAGTGGCAAATATCCCGCCGGCATGCCGATCCCGCCACGCGTCTTCGGCCTGCATGGCACGGCCACCGAAACCTCGCGCGGCAAGGATACGCCCTCCGGCCATTGGGAAATTGCGGGCTCCCCGGTCAATTTCGACTGGGGTTATTTTCCCCAGCAGGGCGATGCCTTCAGCCCGGATCTGGTCGAGGCCATCTGTGCCGCAGGTGCCCTGCCCGGCATTCTCGGCAATTGCCACGCGTCCGGCACCGAGATCATCGCGCAGTATGGCGAAGAGCATAAAAGGACCGGCAAGCCGATCTGCTATACGTCCTCCGACAGCGTCTTCCAGATAGCCGCGCATGAAACCCATTTCGGCCTCGACCGGCTGATTGCGCTGTGTGAGACGGTGCGGGGGATCGTCGATCCCCTCAATATCGGGCGGGTCATTGCGCGTCCCTTCGTCGGCGAGACCCGTTCCTCCTTCGAGCGCACAGGCAACCGGCGCGATTTTTCCGTGCTTCCGCCTGAACCGACGCTGCTCGACCGGGTGGTGCAATCGGGTCACAGGGTGCATGCGGTCGGCAAGATCGGCGACATTTTCGCCCATCAGGGCGTCTCCCGTGTCATCAAGGCCTCCGGCAACCATGCCATCATGGAAGAATCGCTGCAGGCAATCGAAGAGTCGGCACCGGGCGACCTGGTGTTCTCCAATTTCGTCGATTTCGACATGTATTACGGCCATCGCCGCGACGTGCCCGGCTATGCGGCAGCGCTGGAAGCCTTCGACCGGCGGCTGCCCGACGTGCATCGCCGCATGCGGCCCGGCGATATCACGCTTCTGACCGCCGATCACGGCTGCGATCCGACCTGGCGCGGCAGCGACCATACCCGCGAGCGGGTGCCGGTCATGGCCTTTGGTCCCGGTATCCGGGCCCGGCTGATCGGCATTCGCCCGACCTTCGCCGATATTGGCGAAACCATAGCCCATCATCTCGGTATCCCGGCAGGGAACCATGGAAGGAGTTTCCTGTGA